The Methanomethylovorans hollandica DSM 15978 genome includes a region encoding these proteins:
- a CDS encoding PAS domain S-box protein, whose amino-acid sequence MDVLAKKLGTTFCNNAVFTIFWKNDENWSVHHVSKNIEQLGYTPEEFISGDLSYAGIVHPDDREKIRHSVLQWDWKHTPCLFQECRILDHKGDVHLVAKFLRGQCDEKGTLQYVEETIVDITQNKSTGSFPVSENDYLRNAVNTAKEALLFLDNELKIIFANRAFSRLFLTGSSAIEGQSLYAIEDGQWNIPALQDRISVLLKDNTEFSDLEIESCFSNIGQRVLLISSRIVNTLNNKTGMVLLAIEDVTDNKRSARELKTSEAKYSALVEKGNDGIIIVQRDILRFINSKFLELTGFQEEEIINSTLLDHVPVDFRRMLAKRCAKALKDERSIKRNYEVDFFRKDGSVFPAEVSFSFISYENDPAVMITIRDIAERKKAEMQLKNSEKKYSTLVEKSNDGIVIIQDDQLVFANNKFIEITGYTLAEAIGKNFTRFLSTEYRRMFVGNSGKKLGKRNENLLKYEIELLSKVGKKIPAEINSSMIEHEGKPAYMAIIRDITEQKTREKELLKLIEVRKVLENVIESSPAIVFFWKADDKWPVEFVSENISQFGYSAKEFMSGTILYGDIIHPSDLQKIDRGLSRYFQEDENNISLEYRILTRSGEIRWIDERSVIKRNPEGEVEYLQGIIVDITERKNANNFMQICSELDTFFTPTTDVKEIFQQLIELVTQVKGIDCGELYLVDEVTGDLNLVAHKGLSFRFVNSTRRYAANSLHARVLKTEYPIYKLYYEINSMTHGIDLGFEGLEATVILPLKYEGNIVAVIMLASHTEYAIEQNTRSIIESIASQVGPSIGRIREQVHFQKDLNNLQEIFDRIEDFLFVLDKDGCILHTNSFLCKRLGYSHEELVGLNILNVHPQNRAIEIAAALADILAGKLSVVRIPFESYIGELIPVEVKATRGNWNGHTALICLGREIKEKVV is encoded by the coding sequence ATGGATGTTTTAGCAAAAAAACTTGGAACTACATTTTGCAATAATGCCGTATTTACTATTTTCTGGAAGAATGATGAGAACTGGTCCGTCCACCATGTCTCAAAGAATATAGAACAGTTGGGATATACACCCGAAGAGTTCATTTCGGGAGATCTCAGCTATGCCGGGATAGTACACCCCGATGATAGGGAGAAAATCAGGCATTCTGTGCTCCAATGGGATTGGAAGCACACTCCGTGTCTTTTCCAGGAATGCAGGATACTCGATCATAAAGGCGATGTACACCTGGTGGCCAAATTTCTGCGCGGACAATGTGATGAAAAAGGTACACTGCAATATGTAGAAGAAACTATTGTGGATATCACACAAAATAAAAGTACCGGATCATTTCCCGTATCAGAGAACGATTACCTGAGAAATGCTGTGAACACTGCAAAAGAAGCGCTGCTGTTTCTTGATAATGAATTGAAGATAATCTTTGCAAACCGTGCCTTTTCCCGCTTGTTCTTAACCGGATCCTCAGCCATCGAAGGCCAGTCCCTGTACGCAATTGAAGATGGCCAGTGGAATATACCGGCCCTGCAGGACAGAATATCAGTTCTCCTAAAAGACAATACAGAGTTCAGTGATCTGGAAATAGAGAGCTGTTTCAGCAACATTGGACAGCGCGTCCTTTTGATCAGTTCCAGAATAGTAAATACATTGAACAACAAGACAGGTATGGTCCTGCTTGCCATTGAAGATGTCACTGACAACAAAAGATCTGCAAGGGAGTTAAAGACATCAGAAGCAAAATATTCTGCCCTTGTGGAAAAAGGCAATGATGGCATAATCATAGTACAGAGAGATATCCTGAGGTTCATTAATTCCAAGTTCCTGGAGCTGACAGGGTTTCAGGAAGAAGAAATAATCAACAGCACATTGCTTGATCATGTGCCTGTGGATTTCAGACGCATGCTTGCAAAAAGATGTGCTAAGGCATTAAAAGATGAACGAAGCATAAAGCGTAATTATGAAGTGGATTTCTTCAGAAAAGATGGATCTGTTTTTCCTGCTGAGGTCAGCTTTTCGTTCATATCATATGAAAATGACCCGGCTGTTATGATCACTATCAGGGACATAGCAGAACGTAAAAAAGCAGAGATGCAACTCAAGAACTCTGAAAAGAAGTACTCCACCCTTGTAGAAAAGAGCAATGATGGTATTGTCATTATACAGGATGATCAGCTTGTGTTTGCCAATAACAAGTTTATCGAGATCACAGGATATACACTTGCAGAGGCCATCGGCAAAAACTTCACACGCTTTCTTTCCACGGAATATCGTCGTATGTTCGTCGGCAACTCCGGGAAGAAACTGGGAAAAAGAAATGAAAATCTTCTGAAATATGAGATAGAGCTGCTTTCAAAGGTGGGTAAAAAGATCCCTGCAGAGATCAACTCATCTATGATCGAGCACGAAGGAAAACCAGCTTACATGGCTATTATAAGGGATATCACGGAGCAGAAAACAAGAGAAAAGGAACTCCTGAAGCTCATTGAGGTGAGAAAGGTCCTGGAAAATGTCATTGAAAGCAGTCCTGCAATTGTTTTCTTCTGGAAAGCAGATGATAAATGGCCCGTGGAATTCGTATCTGAGAATATTTCGCAATTTGGATACAGCGCAAAGGAATTCATGTCAGGTACAATACTCTATGGTGATATAATTCATCCTTCTGACCTGCAAAAAATAGACCGTGGCCTTTCAAGATATTTCCAGGAAGATGAGAATAATATTTCTCTTGAATATCGCATCCTTACAAGATCCGGTGAGATACGCTGGATAGATGAACGCTCGGTCATCAAAAGAAATCCCGAAGGCGAAGTCGAGTATCTGCAGGGTATTATTGTTGATATCACTGAGCGTAAGAATGCTAATAATTTCATGCAAATATGCTCAGAGCTTGATACGTTCTTCACTCCAACCACCGATGTTAAAGAAATCTTCCAGCAATTAATTGAACTTGTGACCCAGGTTAAGGGAATAGATTGTGGTGAATTGTATCTTGTAGACGAGGTCACAGGCGATCTGAATCTTGTTGCACATAAAGGCCTGTCATTCAGGTTTGTCAACAGTACCCGACGGTATGCTGCCAATTCTCTTCATGCGAGGGTCCTCAAAACAGAGTATCCGATCTATAAACTATATTATGAGATCAATTCCATGACCCATGGAATTGATCTCGGTTTTGAAGGGCTTGAAGCTACTGTCATATTACCCCTTAAATATGAAGGCAATATTGTAGCAGTGATTATGCTGGCATCACATACTGAGTACGCTATTGAGCAAAACACACGTAGTATAATTGAAAGTATTGCTTCTCAGGTAGGTCCTTCTATTGGACGTATAAGGGAACAGGTACACTTCCAGAAGGATCTGAACAATCTGCAGGAAATATTTGATAGAATTGAAGATTTCTTATTTGTCCTTGATAAAGATGGGTGTATATTACATACTAATAGTTTCCTGTGTAAACGTCTGGGATATTCCCATGAGGAATTGGTTGGTTTGAACATACTTAATGTGCATCCTCAGAACAGAGCTATAGAGATAGCTGCTGCACTTGCGGACATACTTGCCGGAAAACTGTCGGTAGTAAGGATACCATTTGAATCATATATCGGAGAACTGATACCTGTAGAGGTCAAAGCCACCAGAGGTAATTGGAATGGGCATACAGCCCTCATATGTCTGGGCAGAGAGATCAAAGAAAAAGTAGTCTGA
- a CDS encoding ester cyclase: MSVEENLKLMKTLDDAWNSQDWDTFEKRHADHVEVFWPGQSEPTKGRTSHKEEAIAFFKIFPDNHVGNDPYKVLFGQGEWTCSVAEFTGTFKGPMTGADGTIIPPTGKSFKVEFCTVAHWINGEIVEEKLFYDKIELMKQIGLM; the protein is encoded by the coding sequence ATGAGTGTGGAAGAAAACCTTAAACTTATGAAAACTTTGGATGATGCATGGAATTCCCAGGATTGGGATACATTCGAGAAAAGGCATGCAGATCATGTGGAAGTATTCTGGCCCGGACAGTCGGAGCCGACCAAAGGACGAACTTCACATAAAGAAGAAGCTATTGCATTCTTCAAGATATTTCCTGACAATCACGTTGGAAATGATCCATATAAAGTACTCTTCGGTCAGGGTGAATGGACCTGTTCGGTAGCAGAATTCACCGGCACTTTCAAAGGACCGATGACAGGTGCAGACGGGACTATTATTCCACCGACAGGTAAGAGTTTCAAGGTCGAGTTTTGCACTGTAGCTCACTGGATCAATGGAGAGATCGTTGAGGAGAAGCTTTTCTATGATAAGATCGAGTTGATGAAACAGATCGGCCTTATGTAA
- the thiM gene encoding hydroxyethylthiazole kinase has protein sequence MQEPLKTIKETRPLIHHITNWVTIYECANITRAFGALPVMAHAPEECADMTRISSALVLNIGTLTNELIDAMILSAKAANEKKIPVVLDAVGVGATKFRDYMAAKIIDSVNIDIIKGNYSEIAKLAGEKAQTKGVETTSINADPRKIAQELATSKSCIVVMTGKEDIISNGKKIFVVRNGHELMGSIVGTGCMAASVIGSFAAVNPDHFDAAKDALCYFGIAGELAAEVSRGPGSFKVNLYDEAFSLSDENAEKMLNFEEC, from the coding sequence ATGCAGGAACCTCTGAAAACAATAAAAGAAACAAGACCTCTGATACACCATATCACAAATTGGGTTACGATCTATGAATGTGCGAATATCACCCGGGCCTTTGGTGCTCTTCCTGTAATGGCCCATGCACCTGAGGAATGTGCTGATATGACACGGATCTCATCAGCTCTTGTGCTTAACATAGGCACCCTGACAAATGAACTGATCGACGCAATGATCCTTTCCGCAAAGGCCGCGAACGAGAAAAAGATACCCGTGGTACTCGATGCGGTCGGTGTGGGCGCTACGAAGTTCAGAGATTACATGGCTGCAAAGATAATCGATTCTGTTAATATCGATATCATCAAAGGGAACTATTCAGAGATCGCAAAGCTTGCAGGGGAAAAGGCTCAGACAAAGGGAGTGGAGACCACGTCTATCAATGCCGATCCCAGAAAGATCGCACAGGAGCTTGCGACATCTAAGTCATGCATTGTTGTCATGACCGGAAAAGAGGACATAATCAGCAACGGCAAAAAGATATTCGTTGTCAGGAACGGGCATGAACTAATGGGGTCTATCGTCGGCACGGGATGCATGGCCGCTTCAGTAATAGGTTCTTTCGCTGCTGTTAATCCGGATCATTTTGATGCCGCAAAAGATGCCCTCTGTTATTTTGGGATAGCAGGAGAACTTGCAGCTGAAGTTTCCCGGGGACCTGGGAGCTTTAAGGTAAATTTATATGACGAGGCATTCAGTCTTTCTGATGAAAATGCAGAAAAGATGCTGAATTTCGAAGAATGCTGA
- a CDS encoding DUF3303 domain-containing protein, protein MTNIEITKIISTKGGEEMLYMEIITWDPKDDMETAKRYAEWKPPEGYNVLGVWNDIASCRVFILSEVDNAEAYAAATLPWRDITRCETVLVMENDKFMEIAAKFGEM, encoded by the coding sequence ATGACAAATATCGAGATTACGAAAATAATCTCAACAAAAGGGGGAGAAGAAATGTTGTACATGGAGATAATTACATGGGACCCAAAGGATGATATGGAAACTGCTAAGCGTTATGCTGAATGGAAACCTCCGGAAGGCTATAATGTTCTGGGAGTCTGGAATGACATAGCATCATGTAGAGTATTTATCCTATCTGAAGTAGATAATGCAGAGGCATATGCTGCTGCTACATTACCCTGGAGAGACATCACACGATGCGAAACCGTTCTAGTAATGGAAAACGATAAGTTCATGGAGATTGCTGCTAAATTTGGGGAAATGTGA
- a CDS encoding CPBP family intramembrane glutamic endopeptidase, protein MNPDEGTVEDPNVPAATGVSVFGRPVKDWQLVAIPIVAIVLAETLLYMGKLQAGIFLHVMIPLCLAVASMWIHRPNVSLIMEVLIMLPILRLVNISMPVFFGTTLYLYFFIYAPLAIPLYILIRHQRFTRKELGLTLKNLHIYLPLSLLVGLLIAMGEYNTIQVGSLIPDASIGSLLKISVVMFLFVGLMEELIFRSLLQTRLQESFGMTKGLLVAGLLFGMMHSGYGNSFELVVTGSAGILFGYMFQKTGSLPFITIAHGFVNVFLFGLIPLLSRVTG, encoded by the coding sequence ATGAACCCGGATGAAGGTACCGTGGAAGATCCGAATGTTCCGGCTGCGACCGGTGTCTCAGTGTTCGGTCGTCCTGTGAAGGATTGGCAATTAGTGGCTATCCCTATAGTTGCCATTGTATTAGCGGAGACCCTGCTGTACATGGGCAAATTGCAGGCTGGCATATTCCTGCATGTGATGATCCCGCTGTGCCTGGCAGTAGCTTCCATGTGGATACACAGGCCCAATGTAAGCCTTATTATGGAAGTTCTTATAATGCTTCCTATACTCCGGCTTGTCAATATCTCCATGCCCGTGTTCTTTGGAACGACCCTGTATCTGTATTTCTTTATCTATGCTCCTCTGGCCATCCCCCTATATATCCTGATACGCCACCAGCGGTTCACCCGAAAGGAGCTGGGGCTGACACTTAAGAACCTACATATATACCTCCCTCTCAGCCTGCTGGTGGGATTACTGATCGCAATGGGAGAATACAATACTATCCAGGTAGGCAGCCTTATACCGGACGCATCCATAGGAAGCCTGCTCAAGATCTCCGTTGTCATGTTCCTCTTTGTAGGTCTTATGGAAGAGCTTATTTTCAGGTCATTACTGCAAACCAGGCTGCAGGAATCCTTCGGCATGACAAAAGGTCTCCTGGTTGCAGGTCTTTTGTTCGGCATGATGCACTCAGGCTACGGAAACAGCTTTGAGCTGGTGGTCACAGGCAGTGCAGGTATATTGTTCGGTTACATGTTTCAGAAGACCGGGAGTTTGCCATTCATAACCATAGCCCACGGGTTCGTGAACGTATTCCTGTTCGGTCTGATCCCGCTCCTCTCTCGGGTCACGGGATGA
- a CDS encoding adenylate/guanylate cyclase domain-containing protein — protein MGYIDEIENQVKDYLDGDYEITETKGIPSIEDVTFKKIAKKIKLCAYCIDLRKSTELLTIHQKQTSGKIHKAFLAVASKVVLENDGVIRSFNGDGLLAFWPADYKSQISKAIKAAMITKWLLDKKLSLYFEKYEKLDFGIGIDWSEVYILRAGIPRNINNNDLIFIGKCVNYATAIANQAASPNHIEISESVYRNLEDEVLYGLQNGKKVDLWGNGIVKWKGEDHKSKLTNWYWEID, from the coding sequence ATGGGATACATTGACGAAATAGAGAATCAAGTTAAAGATTACTTAGATGGGGATTATGAGATAACAGAAACAAAAGGCATCCCTTCAATAGAAGATGTAACTTTTAAGAAAATAGCTAAAAAAATAAAACTATGTGCTTATTGTATTGACCTAAGAAAATCAACAGAACTACTTACAATTCATCAAAAACAAACATCTGGAAAAATTCATAAAGCGTTTCTTGCTGTCGCCTCTAAAGTAGTATTAGAAAATGATGGCGTAATTAGAAGTTTTAACGGTGATGGATTATTAGCATTTTGGCCTGCTGATTACAAATCTCAAATTTCAAAAGCAATAAAAGCTGCAATGATTACAAAATGGTTACTAGACAAGAAGTTATCACTTTATTTTGAAAAGTACGAAAAACTTGATTTTGGAATAGGGATAGATTGGAGTGAGGTCTACATACTGAGAGCAGGCATTCCAAGAAATATAAACAATAACGACTTAATTTTTATTGGTAAATGTGTAAACTATGCAACTGCAATTGCTAACCAAGCAGCTTCTCCAAATCATATCGAAATCTCTGAATCTGTATATCGTAATTTGGAAGATGAGGTTCTTTATGGACTACAAAATGGAAAAAAAGTAGACTTGTGGGGGAATGGAATCGTAAAATGGAAAGGAGAAGATCATAAATCCAAACTCACTAATTGGTATTGGGAAATAGATTAA
- a CDS encoding HesA/MoeB/ThiF family protein, translating to MLNEQELQRYQRQLLMFDKEGQEKLKQSRVFIAGGGGLGCPIALYLAVAGVGCIDIADMDAVEQTNLNRQVLHWEKDIGKPKVLSIKEKIRQINPYINIIARHVTITEENVLELVRDADIIVDALDNFSARYLLNHASLQTGIPLVHGAIRGFDGQLMTIIPGKTACLKCVFPHAPPEEVFPVIGVTPGIIGTIQANEVLKYLLQTGEPLEGLLVWDGLNAKMDSFKIQRRNKCEACGDPDL from the coding sequence ATGCTTAATGAACAGGAGTTGCAGCGATATCAGCGTCAATTGCTCATGTTCGATAAAGAAGGTCAGGAAAAACTTAAACAATCCCGCGTGTTCATTGCAGGCGGAGGTGGATTAGGTTGTCCCATAGCACTTTATCTTGCAGTTGCGGGCGTTGGTTGTATTGATATAGCGGATATGGATGCTGTGGAGCAGACTAATCTTAACCGTCAGGTGCTCCACTGGGAAAAGGATATCGGAAAACCGAAGGTATTATCCATCAAAGAAAAGATCCGGCAAATAAATCCTTATATCAATATAATTGCCCGGCATGTGACCATTACGGAAGAGAATGTCCTTGAGCTTGTCAGGGATGCTGACATCATTGTGGATGCACTGGACAATTTCTCTGCCCGGTATCTTCTCAACCATGCATCTCTTCAGACCGGTATCCCTCTTGTGCATGGGGCTATCCGGGGCTTTGATGGTCAGTTAATGACGATCATCCCGGGTAAGACCGCTTGCCTCAAATGCGTATTTCCACATGCTCCTCCTGAGGAGGTTTTCCCTGTCATTGGCGTGACCCCAGGTATTATCGGAACTATCCAGGCTAACGAAGTTCTTAAATACCTTCTACAGACCGGGGAACCCCTGGAAGGGCTTCTAGTATGGGACGGGCTCAATGCCAAAATGGATTCCTTCAAGATACAACGCAGGAATAAATGCGAAGCTTGCGGGGATCCGGATCTTTAA
- the mtaC gene encoding methanol--corrinoid protein MtaC — MINIDPSAILVRYNVKAEKEISPEEIARQLYTEDIVIRPIVEAVFEGDEDDVIEALEAAIRAGRDPLSLIDDALMQGMGIVSKLYDDGFLFLPDVIISAHAMTDGIEYCKHSSSATHEFKGKVVSFVVEGDMHDIGKKIVTVLLRASGYEVIDLGSDVLVSEVISAVRREKPVMLSGTALMTTTMYTFKEINNQLLENGIHIPFVCGGGAVKQDFVFGYELGVYCEDAADAPKIADEILKGAGVKELREKYHRH; from the coding sequence ATGATCAATATTGATCCATCCGCGATCCTGGTAAGGTATAACGTAAAAGCTGAAAAGGAAATAAGCCCGGAGGAAATAGCTAGGCAGCTATATACTGAAGATATTGTGATACGTCCCATCGTTGAGGCTGTTTTTGAAGGTGACGAAGATGATGTTATAGAAGCTTTAGAGGCAGCGATCCGGGCAGGCAGGGACCCTTTATCTTTGATCGATGATGCACTCATGCAGGGAATGGGTATTGTTTCTAAACTATATGACGACGGTTTTCTTTTCCTTCCGGACGTCATTATATCCGCACATGCCATGACCGATGGCATTGAATATTGTAAACATAGTTCCAGTGCAACTCACGAGTTCAAAGGAAAGGTCGTATCCTTTGTTGTGGAAGGGGATATGCACGATATTGGAAAAAAGATAGTCACTGTCCTGCTACGTGCCAGCGGATATGAGGTCATAGATCTTGGAAGCGATGTGCTGGTAAGCGAAGTGATCAGTGCCGTCAGGAGGGAAAAACCTGTAATGCTTTCAGGTACTGCTTTGATGACAACTACTATGTATACGTTCAAAGAGATCAATAACCAGTTGCTCGAGAACGGCATCCACATTCCTTTTGTCTGTGGGGGTGGAGCTGTGAAACAGGATTTCGTATTTGGTTATGAACTCGGAGTATATTGTGAGGATGCAGCGGATGCTCCAAAGATAGCCGACGAAATCCTCAAAGGTGCGGGCGTGAAAGAGCTGAGAGAAAAATATCACAGGCATTGA
- a CDS encoding adenylate/guanylate cyclase domain-containing protein — MKSNYVSYDYMKSFSRIDQIIDECNSYEEVDYIPSRDKLTYNNGFYVDCTALFVDIRGSSKLPTIHKRPKLAKLYRSYVSEIVALMNGNQSCIEVNIVGDCVSGIFGTNIYYAFSTAAQISSLINVMNYKFKKNEIEIIKVGIGISYGRALMIKAGYSGSGINEVVWMGEVVNEAANLCSYGNKEGDDKQIMVSNLVYDKLNENHKKLLRKNYKRGCYHGNVICVEMDNWYKNNCI, encoded by the coding sequence ATGAAAAGTAACTACGTATCATACGATTATATGAAAAGTTTTTCAAGAATTGATCAGATTATTGATGAGTGCAATTCCTATGAAGAAGTTGATTATATTCCTTCAAGAGATAAACTGACTTATAATAATGGTTTTTATGTAGATTGTACTGCTCTATTTGTTGATATCCGGGGTTCTTCTAAATTACCAACTATTCATAAAAGGCCAAAATTAGCAAAATTATATCGTTCTTACGTTTCTGAAATTGTTGCTTTAATGAATGGAAATCAATCCTGTATAGAAGTGAATATAGTCGGAGATTGTGTTTCTGGAATCTTTGGTACTAATATATATTACGCATTTAGCACAGCAGCACAGATATCATCTTTAATCAATGTAATGAATTACAAGTTTAAAAAAAATGAAATTGAAATTATCAAAGTCGGAATTGGTATCTCTTATGGTAGAGCTCTTATGATTAAAGCTGGATACAGTGGCAGTGGAATAAATGAGGTTGTTTGGATGGGGGAAGTTGTCAATGAAGCTGCAAATTTATGTAGCTACGGAAACAAAGAAGGGGATGACAAACAAATTATGGTATCCAACCTAGTTTACGATAAACTTAATGAAAATCACAAAAAACTTCTTAGAAAAAATTATAAAAGAGGATGTTACCATGGTAATGTCATTTGTGTAGAAATGGATAATTGGTATAAGAATAATTGTATCTGA
- a CDS encoding dihydrofolate reductase family protein, with protein MQVHGSGNLIQMLMEHDLVDELWLKIFPITLGTGKRLFAGGTIPAAFILYDLKSSPKGVIIVSYKRAGEVETGSF; from the coding sequence TTGCAGGTTCATGGCAGTGGAAACCTTATTCAAATGCTAATGGAACACGATCTTGTTGACGAGCTCTGGCTCAAGATATTCCCTATCACACTTGGAACAGGCAAGCGCCTGTTTGCCGGAGGCACTATTCCTGCTGCCTTTATTTTGTACGATCTGAAAAGCTCACCTAAAGGAGTGATCATAGTTTCCTACAAACGTGCAGGTGAAGTTGAAACTGGTTCGTTTTGA
- a CDS encoding class I SAM-dependent methyltransferase — protein sequence MDHVAIGKVHNHASEENMEILPLWKQAISGIEIMDVEKDLFTEEHSHYIVIHDPLKIKFPKSREELNKRFCAQVGASVVSYIHQEGNMHYVRGLMAENDARVYSILPYTSFDRIEEARFPKSNMEARKMQAFKEILPLLHGKNILDVGCGVGTLTIKIATVNTDALVHGIDLQESLMEQCRLNSQIEGVNNTKFVAASAYELPFQQGYFDSITCFFMLHHLEDVPRALKDIRRVLKPGGEVFAAEPIDHFHDVQRYPEDWKKLFLDAGYNIEIYEKDKLSYIRASISDAKAQ from the coding sequence ATGGACCATGTAGCAATAGGAAAAGTTCACAATCATGCTTCAGAAGAGAATATGGAGATACTGCCTCTCTGGAAACAGGCGATAAGCGGGATCGAGATAATGGATGTCGAAAAAGACCTGTTCACTGAGGAGCATTCTCATTATATAGTGATTCACGACCCTCTGAAAATAAAGTTTCCCAAGAGCCGGGAAGAACTGAACAAAAGGTTCTGTGCCCAGGTGGGAGCTTCTGTTGTCAGTTACATCCACCAGGAAGGGAACATGCATTATGTGAGAGGGCTGATGGCTGAAAATGATGCCAGGGTCTATAGTATTTTGCCGTATACGTCTTTTGACCGCATAGAAGAGGCACGGTTCCCAAAAAGCAACATGGAAGCCAGGAAGATGCAGGCTTTCAAAGAGATCCTTCCGCTACTGCATGGAAAGAATATACTTGATGTAGGATGTGGTGTGGGTACTCTTACCATAAAGATCGCCACCGTGAATACGGATGCTTTAGTACATGGCATCGATCTTCAGGAAAGCCTCATGGAGCAATGCAGGCTCAACTCACAGATAGAAGGCGTGAACAATACTAAGTTCGTTGCTGCAAGTGCATACGAGCTTCCGTTCCAGCAGGGATACTTTGACTCAATAACATGTTTCTTTATGCTGCACCACCTTGAAGATGTGCCGCGAGCCCTGAAAGATATAAGAAGGGTTCTGAAACCCGGTGGCGAAGTCTTTGCCGCGGAACCTATAGACCACTTTCATGATGTGCAAAGATATCCAGAAGACTGGAAAAAGCTCTTTCTGGACGCAGGCTATAATATAGAGATATATGAAAAAGATAAATTATCATACATCCGTGCTAGTATAAGTGATGCCAAGGCACAATAA
- the thiE gene encoding thiamine phosphate synthase — protein MTGKKDLLAVLDFYLVTDSGLSKKGTLSDVQEAVAAGCRIVQYREKNKSTKEMVAEASQIKSICGADAIFLVNDRIDVALAVDADGVHIGQEDMPIDIARAILGADKIIGLTVHNISEAIEAERSGADYVGLSPIFDTATKSDAGTGIGTERIKDVKNAINIPVVAIGGINKQNCRSVIENGADSLVAISAVVCSDDVKRETQELIAVIKSASGRIC, from the coding sequence ATGACCGGCAAAAAAGATCTGCTTGCAGTACTCGATTTTTACCTCGTGACCGACTCCGGTCTATCTAAAAAAGGGACTTTATCGGATGTGCAGGAGGCAGTTGCAGCCGGCTGCAGGATCGTGCAATACAGAGAGAAGAACAAGAGCACAAAAGAGATGGTCGCAGAAGCATCACAGATCAAATCCATATGCGGTGCTGATGCGATATTCCTGGTGAACGACAGGATAGATGTTGCTCTGGCTGTGGATGCAGATGGAGTGCACATTGGTCAGGAAGATATGCCCATAGATATTGCACGGGCGATCCTTGGTGCTGACAAGATCATTGGTCTTACGGTCCATAACATTAGCGAGGCCATAGAAGCCGAAAGAAGTGGTGCCGATTATGTAGGGCTCAGCCCCATATTCGACACTGCTACAAAAAGTGATGCAGGTACGGGCATTGGCACTGAAAGGATAAAGGATGTTAAAAATGCTATCAATATACCTGTAGTTGCCATCGGCGGAATAAACAAGCAGAACTGCAGAAGTGTGATCGAGAATGGTGCCGATAGCCTGGTGGCAATATCTGCAGTGGTATGCAGCGATGATGTAAAGCGTGAAACACAGGAGTTGATTGCTGTCATCAAAAGTGCTTCAGGTCGTATCTGCTGA